GGCTGTTCAAAAGAAGACAGGTTCTAAGGTCTGGCATATAATAGCACTTCGAATTATCAGTTCTATAGCGGCTGCTGCTTTACTAAATTTATTACTACCAGCTCAGATGGGATCATCAGGTTTGGGATTGCACCAAATTTCTAATCCTATATTTAAAGAAGTGTTGTCTACATGGACAATATCGGCATTGAAGTTAAGCATTAAAATAGTTGTACTGATAACTCTATTAATGATACTCCAGAAGATACTAATAGAGTTCAAAATAACCGATCTACTGACTAAAATCTTTGGTCCATTCCTAAAAATTATGGGATTGTCAGGATCTACCTCCGTAATGTGGATGGCCGCAAACCTTTTGGGTTTAGCTTATGGTTCGGCAATAATGATAGATGAGGTTGAAAGTGGTAGAATTACCAGACAAGATGCAGATCTTCTCAATTTTCATATTGCAATTTCGCATTCCAATTTAGAGGATTTAATTCTTTTTGCAGCTATTGGAGTGTCCGCTTGGTGGCTGTTTTTACCTCGACTAGGTATGGCAATTATTGTTGTGTGGGGGCGCAGATTTGCTACATCTTATAAGGGGAATTAAAAAAAATTTCTTTAATATGATTTTTTTTGATACCTTTTTTCAAGG
This region of Bacteroidales bacterium genomic DNA includes:
- a CDS encoding nucleoside recognition protein is translated as MKRVGKSQLDTLNHSSILKRIANCVKNAMPSAIKTSLWFLKITIPISFTVTLLYHFGILNVISEFLSPAFNLIGLKGEAALVYITSAFLNVYSAIAVITSLNFTLREMTILAIMSLIAHNLIVETAVQKKTGSKVWHIIALRIISSIAAAALLNLLLPAQMGSSGLGLHQISNPIFKEVLSTWTISALKLSIKIVVLITLLMILQKILIEFKITDLLTKIFGPFLKIMGLSGSTSVMWMAANLLGLAYGSAIMIDEVESGRITRQDADLLNFHIAISHSNLEDLILFAAIGVSAWWLFLPRLGMAIIVVWGRRFATSYKGN